In Balearica regulorum gibbericeps isolate bBalReg1 chromosome 2, bBalReg1.pri, whole genome shotgun sequence, one DNA window encodes the following:
- the CDK5 gene encoding cyclin-dependent kinase 5 — protein sequence MQKYEKLEKIGEGTYGTVFKAKNRETHEIVALKRVRLDDDDEGVPSSALREICLLKELKHKNIVRLHDVLHSDKKLTLVFEFCDQDLKKYFDSCNGDLDPEIVKSFMYQLLKGLAFCHSRNVLHRDLKPQNLLINRNGELKLADFGLARAFGIPVRCYSAEVVTLWYRPPDVLFGAKLYSTSIDMWSAGCIFAELANAGRPLFPGNDVDDQLKRIFRLLGTPTEEQWPAMAKLPDYKPYPMYPATTSLVNVVPKLNATGRDLLQNLLKCNPVQRISAEEALQHPYFTDFCPP from the exons ATGCAGAAATACGAGAAGCTGGAGAAGATCGGGGAAG GCACCTACGGGACCGTGTTCAAGGCCAAGAACCGGGAGACGCACGAGATCGTGGCGCTGAAGCGGGTGCGGCTGGACGATGACGACGAG GGCGTGCCCAGCTCGGCGCTGCGGGAGATCTGCCTGCTCAAGGAGCTGAAGCACAAGAACATCGTcag GCTGCACGACGTCCTGCACAGCGACAAGAAGCTGACCCTGGTCTTCGAGTTCTGCGACCAG GACCTGAAGAAGTACTTCGATAGCTGCAACGGGGACTTGGATCCAGAGATCGTCAAG TCGTTCATGTACCAGCTGCTGAAGGGCCTCGCGTTTTGCCACAGCCGCAACGTCCTGCACCGAGACCTCAAGCCGCAGAACCTGCTCATTAACAGG AACGGGGAGCTCAAACTGGCCGACTTTGGCCTGGCCCGGGCCTTCGGCATCCCGGTGCGCTGTTACTCGGCGGAG GTCGTCACGCTGTGGTATCGGCCCCCAGACGTGCTCTTCGGAGCCAAGCTCTACTCCACCTCCATCGACATGTGGTCAGCCGGCTGCATCTTCGCAG AGCTGGCCAACGCGGGGCGGCCCCTGTTTCCGGGGAACGACGTGGATGACCAGCTGAAAAGGATTTTCCG GCTGCTGGGAACCCCCACGGAGGAGCAGTGGCCGGCCATGGCCAAGCTGCCGGACTACAAG ccctACCCCATGTACCCCGCCACCACCTCCCTGGTCAACGTGGTGCCCAAGCTGAACGCCACCGGCCGGGACCTGCTGCAG AACCTGCTGAAGTGCAACCCGGTGCAGCGGATATCAGCGGAGGAGGCCCTGCAGCACCCCTACTTCACAGACTTCTGCCCCCCCTAG